In a genomic window of Methanoregula sp. UBA64:
- a CDS encoding two-component regulator propeller domain-containing protein, giving the protein MALHTRYNPVFCFLICICLILPAGAASTTGSGIFLFRPEAGSVHSTQITDFTRGPDGEVTIATAYGLSTYTGTWSTRHVTRDNFSAGLMDDFVTAVEYDADGNLWIGYSSGLQVFNGQYYYVIRDQELLKSTQIRALQRWDDEMWVATGNAGIHRYWSGTWTWYPPASPAGSGFYEADSLALDSAANTLLVATAKEGAWAGTRAANYTVTFRQIADKDGPFGKLSHVRQDPLGGAYFFNETDVAHYDPKSGFTPVVSSSDLGRSAGSVNDVAGGSDGALYIATDDGIYVWKDRQVAEVLDRFRGFGTTNSVRTVFTDADNRLWFATPDEVGYYTGTASQRPAIAINTVTPTTPPTEIPRTTVSLPVQTPVPTTTPEASPFDGIVRFFSGFLPFLSPGK; this is encoded by the coding sequence ATGGCGCTGCACACGAGATATAATCCCGTCTTTTGTTTTCTTATCTGTATCTGCCTGATCCTGCCGGCAGGTGCCGCCAGTACCACCGGGAGCGGCATCTTCCTTTTCCGTCCCGAAGCGGGCTCGGTGCATTCCACTCAGATCACGGATTTTACCCGGGGTCCCGATGGCGAAGTCACTATCGCGACTGCGTACGGCCTCTCCACCTATACCGGAACCTGGAGTACACGGCATGTCACCCGCGACAACTTTTCTGCCGGCCTCATGGACGATTTTGTAACCGCTGTGGAATATGACGCCGATGGCAATCTCTGGATTGGGTACAGCAGCGGGCTCCAGGTATTCAACGGGCAGTACTATTACGTGATCCGGGACCAGGAACTCCTGAAGAGTACCCAGATCCGGGCCCTCCAGCGCTGGGACGACGAGATGTGGGTGGCTACCGGAAATGCCGGGATTCACCGGTACTGGAGTGGCACGTGGACATGGTATCCGCCCGCCTCCCCGGCGGGATCGGGATTTTACGAGGCGGACAGTCTGGCGCTTGACAGCGCAGCCAATACCCTGCTTGTCGCAACCGCAAAGGAAGGCGCATGGGCGGGGACAAGAGCCGCGAATTACACGGTTACGTTCCGGCAGATCGCAGATAAGGACGGGCCGTTTGGGAAATTATCCCACGTGCGTCAGGATCCGCTCGGCGGCGCCTATTTTTTTAACGAGACCGATGTTGCCCATTACGATCCAAAATCCGGGTTCACACCGGTTGTCAGCAGTTCGGATCTCGGGAGAAGCGCCGGGTCAGTCAACGATGTTGCCGGCGGATCCGACGGGGCACTGTATATTGCAACGGATGACGGGATCTATGTCTGGAAAGACCGGCAGGTAGCGGAGGTACTTGACCGGTTCAGGGGCTTTGGAACCACCAACAGTGTCCGCACGGTCTTTACCGATGCCGACAACCGGCTCTGGTTTGCAACACCGGATGAAGTCGGGTATTATACGGGGACTGCATCACAGAGACCGGCTATCGCCATTAATACCGTAACCCCGACCACCCCTCCGACAGAGATTCCCCGGACAACCGTGAGTTTGCCGGTCCAGACCCCGGTACCAACGACTACGCCGGAGGCTTCGCCCTTTGACGGGATAGTACGGTTCTTTTCCGGATTCTTACCCTTCCTGTCGCCGGGAAAATAA
- a CDS encoding DUF5804 family protein has translation MNILLIQREGIDLHHTLFSSETSRLALRFYHPKKIPCGVYISVSTLGSALALASELRWYIRRYVREPLFRVSHGIFCTLTLAQDIYYERTVLPENPWAFRRLYGFSSGRIRVQLVMAPGSGTQDYAEDLRGTDTTIEVWCTEDEVEDLGEPIPLEEAGGNTGEESKKTTLPDPDTE, from the coding sequence ATGAATATACTCTTGATCCAGCGGGAGGGCATCGATCTCCACCACACCCTTTTTTCATCGGAGACCAGCCGGCTCGCCCTGCGCTTTTACCATCCGAAAAAGATCCCCTGCGGGGTGTATATCTCGGTCTCCACGCTCGGGAGCGCCCTCGCGCTCGCATCAGAGCTGCGCTGGTATATCCGTCGTTATGTCCGGGAACCCCTTTTCCGGGTCAGCCACGGGATCTTCTGCACGCTTACCCTTGCACAGGATATCTATTACGAAAGGACGGTACTCCCGGAAAACCCGTGGGCATTCCGCCGGCTCTATGGGTTTTCTTCCGGAAGGATTCGGGTCCAGCTGGTCATGGCACCGGGATCCGGTACGCAGGACTATGCAGAAGACCTGCGGGGAACCGACACCACGATCGAGGTCTGGTGTACGGAGGACGAGGTGGAAGACCTCGGGGAACCGATTCCTCTTGAAGAGGCCGGTGGAAATACCGGTGAAGAGAGCAAAAAAACCACGTTGCCCGATCCGGATACAGAATAA